From the genome of Micromonospora lupini:
GCCCGAGACAGGACACGCGGGCCCGAGACAGGACACGCGGGCCCGGTGCAGGACGCGCGGACCCGGGGCAGGGCGCGCGGACCCGGGGGCGGGGCACGCGGCGGGCTGGGCAGTTGACGCATCGAGGCGGGCTGATGAGAATGGGCGACGGAGTCAGGTAGGGCCACCGGGACGAGGGCGACGACGGCGGGGTTCCGCTGTCGAGGATCGGCCGGTGAGCTTCCGCGAGTGTCCCCGTCCGCGTGACATGGACCGTCGCGCACTGTCCGCGTACCCCGTGGGGGTCGTGACGTGTCGACGGCAGCTCGCCCGCGCGGCCCCATGGCCGACGCCGGGCCTGTGAAGTGGAGCTCGAATGTTCCGTCCCAAAGCTCTCGGCGGTGCGCTGACCGCGCTCGCCACCGTCGCGGCCGGCGTGTTCATCGCCGCCGCCGTCAGCACCACCCCGGCCTCCGCCGCGGGCACCGGCACCGGTTATCTGCACACGAACGGCAGTCAGATCGTGGACAGCACCGGCGCCACGGTCCGGTTGACAGGCATCAACTGGTTCGGCATGGAGACCGACAACAAGACCTTCCACGGGCTCTGGTCGAGCAACCCGTGGCGGGGGCAGCTCGACACGATGGCCCGGCTGGGCTACAACACGTTGCGGGTGCCGTACTCGAACGACGCGCTGAAGGCGGGCGCGACCGCCACCGGGATCAACGACTTCGTCAACCCGGACCTGGTCGGGCTCTCACCGTTGCAGATCCTGGACAAGGTGATCGCCTATGCCGGCAGCAAGGGCATGCGGATCATCCTGGACCGGCACCGGCCGACGTCGGCCGGGCAGTCGCCGCTCTGGTACACATCGACGGTCTCCGAGGCGACCTGGATCAACGACTGGAAGATGCTCGCCCAGCGGTACGCGGGCAATCCCACGGTGATCGGCGCGGACCTGCACAACGAGCCGCACGCCGAGGGCACCAACCCGGCGGCCACCGGCGCGTGCTGGGGCTGTGGCGACACCGCGCGGGACTGGCGGCTCGCCGCCGAGCGGGCCGGCAACGCGATCCTCGGTGTCCAGCCCAACTGGTTGATCTTCGTGGAGGGGGTGAGCTGCCCCAGCGGTGGTCTCTCCAACGTGTGGGACAACGATCCGAGCAACGACGAGGACTGCGGCTGGTGGGGCGGCAACCTGTCGAAGGCCGGCCAGTTCCCGGTGCGGCTGAACGTGGCGAACCGGCTGGTCTACTCGCCGCACGAGTACGCCACGTCGGTGTACCGGCAGACCTGGTTCGACGCCCCGGACTACCCGGCGAACATGCCGGCCATCTGGGACAAGTACTTCGGTTACCTCTACAAGCAGAACATCGCCCCGATCATGATGGGTGAGTTCGGAAGCACCCTGGCCGACCCGAAGGACCGGGTGTGGCTGGAGAAGTTGATGGCGTACACCGGCACCGGGGTCACCGGGATGTCGTTCACCTACTGGTCGTGGAACCCCAACTCGGGTGACACAGGTGGCATCGCGCTTGACGACTGGACGAACATCAACACCACCAAGCAGGCGATCCTCCAGCCGTACCTGATCGCGCCGGCCGGCGGCGGGCCCACGGGCGGACCGACGACCGGCGGACCCACTGGCGGGCCGACAGGTGGACCGACGACGCCGCCCCCGGGCGCCTGCACGACCACCTACCGGCAGGTGAACGCCTGGCAGGGCGGCTTCCAGGGCGAGGTGACAGTGAAGAACACCGGCTCGGCCGCGGTGAACCCGTGGTCGGTGACCTGGACCTGGCCGTCCGGGGTGACCCTGGGCAGTGGCTGGAACGCCACAGTGACCCAGTCGGGCACGACCGTCACCGCCGCCGCGCCGAGCCACGCGCCGTCGTTGGCGGCGGGGGCCTCGGTCACCGTGGGCTTCACCGCCAACGGCACTGCCAGCACCCCGGCGACCGTGAAGCTCAACGGCGCCGGCTGCTGAGCCACCGGGGTGGCCGGCGCCCACGTCGTGGGCGCCGGCCACCCCGGGCATTTACATCCACTGGCTTCTATGTTTCTATCGGGAAAGCGCTTGCCTCCGCAGTGGCAGGCGCGAACGCGGGAGCCGCTTTCCCCGAACTGCACCGGCGGGCCCGAGACCCACGGGTCCCGGCCGACGTCGCCGCCCACGGGCATGGGCGTCGCGACGGTCCGTCCGCCTCATCGAGAGGAAGCAGCATGCGCACACCACAGCGTCGGATGACGCTGCTCGCCACCACCGCCGCCGCCACCGCAGCACTGGTCACCGGCGGGCTCCTGACCGCCGTCTCGGCGCAGGCGGCCGCCGGCTGTCGGGTCGCCTACTCGGTCGCCAGCCAGTGGCCGGGCGGGTTCACCGGCAACGTCACGGTCACCAACCTCGGCGACCCGGTCTCCGGGTGGACGCTGCGCTGGTCGTACGGGGCCGGGCAGCAGGTCAGCCAGGCGTGGGGCGCCACCGCCACACAGAGCGGCGCCCAGGTCTCCGCCACCAACGTCGACTACAACGGCACCCTGGCCACCAACGGCAGCGCCTCGTTCGGGTTCAACGCGAGCTGGAACAACTCCAGCAACCCGGACCCGACAAGCTTCACCCTGAACAACGTCGCCTGCACCGGCGGCACCACCACCCCGACCACGCCGAGCACCCCGGGCACGTCTGGCACGCCGGGCACGCCGGGCACCCCGACGACCCCGCCGGTCCCGAGCGATCCGCCGCCCAGCGTGCCACCACCGACCGGTCTCGTCGGCTGGGCCACCCAGAACGGCGGCACCACCGGCGGCGGCGGCGCACCGACCACCACCGTCAGCAACGCCTCGGCGCTTACCAGCGCCCTGAACGCGACAGGCGCCGCGGTGATCCGGGTGTCCGGCACGATCTCCTGCTCGGGCATGCTGCGGGTCCGGTCCAACAAGACCATCCTCGGCAACTCCGGCGCGACGATCGTCGGCTGCGGACTCAACGTCAGCGGTGACCGCAACGTCATCATCCGGAACCTGACCTTCCGGGACTGGAACGACGACGCGATAAACGTGCAGGAGTCGGCCACCAACATCTGGATCGACCACAACACCTTCAGCAACGGGTACGACGGCGCTGTCGACATCAAGCGCGGGTCGGACTTCGTCACGGTGTCGTGGAACCGGGTCTTCAACCACGACAAGACCATGCTGCTCGGCCACAGCGACGACAACGGCGCCCAGGACACCGGCCACCTGCGGGTGACCTACCACCACAACTGGTTCGACGGCAGCAGGCAGCGCAACCCCCGGGTGCGCTTCGGCAACCCGGTGCACGTCTACAACAACTACTACCGGGCCAACGGCGGCTACGGCGTGGCCTCCACCGAGAACGCCGGCGTGCTCGTCGAGGGCAACTACTTCGAGAACGTCAGCGACACGTACCACCTCGGCGAGGCCGACTCCGGGCCGGGCCGCCTGGTCGCCCGCAACAACCACTTCGTCAACTCACCCGCCGGGCAGACCGGCGGCAGCGTCGCCAGCATCCCGTACTCGTACCAACTGGACACCGCGAGCACCGTCAAGTCCATCGTGACGGCCGGCGCCGGCGCCGGTCGGATCACGGTCTGACCGTGTGCCGGTAGGGGTCCGCCGTGCCGGCGGGCCCCGACCGGGTCAGTGCGCGGCGCAGCCGCCGGTGGGCGCGGGTGCGACCGCCGGCGCGCCGATCGTGGGCAGACCGAGCAACACCCCGGGGGTACGCGGGGAGCGGCCCGCCTCGGCGGCGTCGCCGGCCCGGGTCCGGCGGTGCGACAGTGGCGCTCCGTCGGCGTTGAGGTGATGCGGCGCGGCGTACGTGACTGTGGTCTGCACGATGTCGCCGGGCCGGATCGACCCGGCGAAGCTGCCGGCGTCGAAGTGCACGAGCCGGCCGTCACGGGCACGGCCGGACAGCCGCCCGGTGCGCTCGTCCTTGCGGCCCTCGCCGACCGCGACCAGCACCTCGACGGCCTCCCCCACCAGGCGCTTGTTCTCCGCCCAGGAGATGTCCTCGACGCAGGCGATCAGCCGCTCGTAGCGCTCCTGCACGACCTGCTTGGGCAGCTGGCCGTCCATGGTGGCGGCGGGGGTGCCGGGGCGCTTCGAGTACTGGAAGGTGAAGGCCGAGGAGAAGCGGGACTCGCGCACCACGTCCAGGGTGCGCTGGAAGTCGGCCTCCGTCTCACCGGGGAAGCCGACGATGATGTCGGTGGTGATCGCCGCGTCCGGCATCGCCGCCCGGACCTTCTCGATGATCCCCAGGTAGCGCTCGGAGCGGTACGACCGGCGCATCGCCTTCAGCACGTCGTCGGAGCCGGACTGCAACGGCATGTGCAGCGAGTGGCAGACGTTCGGTGTCTCGGCCATCGCGGCGATCACGTCGTCGGTGAAGTCCTTCGGGTGCGGGCTGGTGAACCGGACCCGCTCCAACCCGTCGATCTCGCCGCAGGCGCGCAGCAGCTTGCCGAACGCGTACCGGTCACCGAACTCGACGCCGTAGGAGTTGACGTTCTGCCCGAGCAGGGTCACCTCCAACACGCCCTCGTCGACCAGGGCGCGCACCTCGGAGAGGATGTCGCCGGGACGGCGGTCCTTCTCCTTGCCGCGCAGAGAGGGCACGATGCAGAACGTGCAGGTGTTGTTGCAGCCCACCGAGATCGAGACCCAGCCGGCGTACGTGGACTCGCGGCGGGTCGGCAGCGTGGACGGGAAGACGTCGAGCGACTCCAGGATCTCCACCTCGGCGGCGGCGTTGTGCCGGGCGCGTTCCAGCAGCACCGGCAGCGCGCCGATGTTGTGCGTGCCGAAGACCACG
Proteins encoded in this window:
- a CDS encoding cellulase family glycosylhydrolase; this encodes MFRPKALGGALTALATVAAGVFIAAAVSTTPASAAGTGTGYLHTNGSQIVDSTGATVRLTGINWFGMETDNKTFHGLWSSNPWRGQLDTMARLGYNTLRVPYSNDALKAGATATGINDFVNPDLVGLSPLQILDKVIAYAGSKGMRIILDRHRPTSAGQSPLWYTSTVSEATWINDWKMLAQRYAGNPTVIGADLHNEPHAEGTNPAATGACWGCGDTARDWRLAAERAGNAILGVQPNWLIFVEGVSCPSGGLSNVWDNDPSNDEDCGWWGGNLSKAGQFPVRLNVANRLVYSPHEYATSVYRQTWFDAPDYPANMPAIWDKYFGYLYKQNIAPIMMGEFGSTLADPKDRVWLEKLMAYTGTGVTGMSFTYWSWNPNSGDTGGIALDDWTNINTTKQAILQPYLIAPAGGGPTGGPTTGGPTGGPTGGPTTPPPGACTTTYRQVNAWQGGFQGEVTVKNTGSAAVNPWSVTWTWPSGVTLGSGWNATVTQSGTTVTAAAPSHAPSLAAGASVTVGFTANGTASTPATVKLNGAGC
- a CDS encoding pectate lyase family protein translates to MRTPQRRMTLLATTAAATAALVTGGLLTAVSAQAAAGCRVAYSVASQWPGGFTGNVTVTNLGDPVSGWTLRWSYGAGQQVSQAWGATATQSGAQVSATNVDYNGTLATNGSASFGFNASWNNSSNPDPTSFTLNNVACTGGTTTPTTPSTPGTSGTPGTPGTPTTPPVPSDPPPSVPPPTGLVGWATQNGGTTGGGGAPTTTVSNASALTSALNATGAAVIRVSGTISCSGMLRVRSNKTILGNSGATIVGCGLNVSGDRNVIIRNLTFRDWNDDAINVQESATNIWIDHNTFSNGYDGAVDIKRGSDFVTVSWNRVFNHDKTMLLGHSDDNGAQDTGHLRVTYHHNWFDGSRQRNPRVRFGNPVHVYNNYYRANGGYGVASTENAGVLVEGNYFENVSDTYHLGEADSGPGRLVARNNHFVNSPAGQTGGSVASIPYSYQLDTASTVKSIVTAGAGAGRITV
- the miaB gene encoding tRNA (N6-isopentenyl adenosine(37)-C2)-methylthiotransferase MiaB, translating into MTTAAAGSPRTYQVRTYGCQMNVHDSERISGLLEQAGYVRAPQADDTPDIVVFNTCAVRENADNRLYGNLGHLRPVKDKHPGMQIAVGGCLAQKDRGEIVRRAPWVDVVFGTHNIGALPVLLERARHNAAAEVEILESLDVFPSTLPTRRESTYAGWVSISVGCNNTCTFCIVPSLRGKEKDRRPGDILSEVRALVDEGVLEVTLLGQNVNSYGVEFGDRYAFGKLLRACGEIDGLERVRFTSPHPKDFTDDVIAAMAETPNVCHSLHMPLQSGSDDVLKAMRRSYRSERYLGIIEKVRAAMPDAAITTDIIVGFPGETEADFQRTLDVVRESRFSSAFTFQYSKRPGTPAATMDGQLPKQVVQERYERLIACVEDISWAENKRLVGEAVEVLVAVGEGRKDERTGRLSGRARDGRLVHFDAGSFAGSIRPGDIVQTTVTYAAPHHLNADGAPLSHRRTRAGDAAEAGRSPRTPGVLLGLPTIGAPAVAPAPTGGCAAH